Part of the Thermococcus sp. 18S1 genome, ATGGTTTTAGCGGATTTGGAGGCCAGCATAAGGCGCGCTGAAGAAGTTGGTCTGATGACGATGGTCTGCTCCAACAACCCGGCCGTCAGCGCGGCTGTAGCGGCACTCGGGCCGGACTACGTTGCCGTCGAGCCGCCCGAACTCATAGGAACCGGCATCCCCGTCAGCAAGGCCAAGCCGGAGGTCATCACCGACACGGTCGAGCTGGTTAAGAGGGTCAACCCGGACGTCAAGGTTCTAACCGGTGCGGGAATTTCCACTGGAGAGGACGTCAAGAAGGCCCTTGAGCTCGGAAGCGTCGGAGTTCTTCTCGCTAGCGGAGTTACAAAGGCCAAAGACCCGGAGAAGGCGATAAGGGATCTGGTGTCGCTGATCCTCTGAGCCCTTTTCAACTTTCTACCATAAACAAAGCTTAAGGTTTATAAGCCTC contains:
- the tpiA gene encoding triose-phosphate isomerase; translation: MSKLKEPIIAINFKTYAQATGEGALRIAKAAEKVWKETGITIVVAPQLADLYRIAQEVEIPVFAQHIDPITPGSHTGHVLPEAVKEAGAVGTLLNHSENRMVLADLEASIRRAEEVGLMTMVCSNNPAVSAAVAALGPDYVAVEPPELIGTGIPVSKAKPEVITDTVELVKRVNPDVKVLTGAGISTGEDVKKALELGSVGVLLASGVTKAKDPEKAIRDLVSLIL